A single Mesomycoplasma ovipneumoniae DNA region contains:
- a CDS encoding ATP-binding protein, giving the protein MAKFDIDIDYIKTGLENIGYIVKNFEEGWNNANFYKILFSNSGAIVTIFCTNKKDNSKVEGKITSDESTKLKEIVEDLKHKKNHYHYHNEINKKIVDLINLKKEDDFFDYKSEFYKKDKDGLYRRELLHDILCMSNNIQNRDAYLIFGVQDDGKVIGINEDLRSNDILNFIHNINFAGDHVPQIEVLNLYYKYLKIGVIICKASKNIPFFLSKVYKGIYPNQIFTRVGDTNTPINENAKYDSIEKLWKLHFKQEEK; this is encoded by the coding sequence ATGGCAAAGTTTGATATTGACATTGATTATATTAAAACAGGATTGGAAAACATTGGATACATTGTGAAAAATTTTGAAGAAGGCTGAAATAATGCGAATTTTTATAAAATACTTTTCTCCAACAGTGGAGCAATAGTGACTATTTTTTGCACAAATAAGAAAGATAATTCTAAGGTTGAAGGAAAAATAACTTCTGATGAATCAACTAAATTAAAAGAAATTGTGGAAGATTTAAAGCATAAAAAAAATCACTATCACTATCACAATGAAATTAATAAAAAAATTGTGGATTTAATTAATTTAAAAAAAGAAGACGATTTCTTTGATTATAAAAGTGAATTTTACAAAAAGGACAAAGATGGATTGTATAGAAGAGAATTACTGCATGACATTCTATGCATGTCCAATAATATACAAAACAGAGATGCTTATTTAATATTCGGAGTTCAAGATGATGGAAAGGTAATTGGAATAAATGAAGATTTAAGGTCTAACGATATTCTAAATTTCATTCATAATATAAACTTTGCAGGAGATCACGTTCCACAAATTGAAGTATTAAATCTGTATTATAAATATTTAAAAATAGGTGTAATAATTTGTAAAGCTTCTAAGAATATTCCTTTTTTTCTATCCAAGGTATATAAGGGCATTTATCCTAATCAAATATTTACACGTGTTGGTGACACAAACACTCCTATAAATGAAAATGCCAAATACGATAGTATCGAAAAACTATGAAAATTACATTTCAAACAAGAAGAAAAATAA
- a CDS encoding IS256 family transposase, with protein sequence MKKQQKTLSPFELEAKKLVDKYADYKKIKKEDFHNEISHMFKTFTEALLRAELSQHLGYEKSNRSKKGVHRPNKRNGFSDKTVNYNHNSFRLKIPRDRNGTFENKLLGKYETNLGDIEEQVFSLFASGMSYENIVNTIKSIYKKEISNAWISSVTDKLLPEIEKWKSRKIENSYPILYIDGMFFNVKENGVFVKKSLYLILAIDWDGNKKALGFWIKNTESASNWLDVFNELKTRGLEDVLIISCDNLSGISQAIEAVFPQTDVQKCVVHQIRNSLLKVSNKDKKEFVLDMKKIYQAANQEFAMQNLDKFAEKWGQKYPSIIKSWYTNFVELTTFFKYPYELRQAIYTTNLIESMNRIIRKNTKTKGGIQSVNYLSKITYLTLQNASTKWQKVRNWFMIKKQLEIIFPNRLNNVKLN encoded by the coding sequence ATGAAAAAACAGCAAAAAACATTATCCCCATTTGAGTTAGAAGCTAAAAAACTTGTTGACAAATACGCTGATTATAAAAAAATAAAAAAAGAAGATTTTCACAACGAAATTTCGCATATGTTTAAAACTTTTACTGAGGCGCTCTTAAGGGCGGAATTAAGCCAACATTTAGGCTATGAAAAAAGTAACCGAAGCAAAAAAGGCGTGCATAGGCCAAATAAGCGAAACGGATTTTCGGACAAAACTGTGAATTATAATCATAATAGTTTTCGTCTAAAAATACCAAGAGATCGAAATGGCACTTTTGAGAACAAATTACTCGGTAAATACGAAACAAATTTAGGCGATATCGAAGAGCAAGTGTTTTCACTTTTTGCATCAGGAATGTCATATGAAAATATTGTTAACACAATAAAAAGTATCTATAAAAAAGAAATAAGTAATGCCTGAATTTCTTCAGTTACTGACAAATTATTGCCTGAAATTGAAAAGTGAAAATCGCGAAAAATTGAGAATTCCTATCCAATTTTGTACATTGATGGGATGTTTTTTAATGTTAAAGAAAACGGTGTTTTTGTCAAAAAATCACTTTATCTTATTCTTGCAATTGATTGGGACGGAAATAAAAAAGCACTGGGATTTTGGATTAAAAATACCGAATCAGCAAGTAATTGACTTGATGTTTTTAACGAACTAAAAACTCGCGGGCTGGAAGATGTTCTAATAATTTCTTGCGATAATCTAAGCGGAATTAGTCAAGCAATTGAAGCGGTTTTCCCGCAAACAGATGTTCAAAAATGTGTTGTTCACCAAATTAGAAACTCGCTTTTAAAAGTTTCTAACAAAGACAAAAAAGAGTTTGTCCTTGATATGAAAAAGATTTATCAAGCGGCTAATCAAGAATTTGCAATGCAAAATCTTGATAAATTTGCGGAAAAATGAGGCCAAAAATATCCTTCAATTATCAAGTCTTGGTATACAAATTTCGTTGAACTAACGACATTTTTTAAATATCCATATGAATTGAGGCAAGCAATTTATACGACAAATTTAATTGAGTCAATGAATAGAATAATTAGGAAAAATACAAAAACAAAAGGCGGAATTCAAAGTGTAAATTACCTTTCAAAAATAACTTATTTAACTCTCCAAAACGCATCTACAAAATGACAAAAGGTAAGAAATTGATTCATGATTAAAAAACAATTAGAAATTATTTTCCCTAATCGGTTAAATAATGTAAAATTAAATTAG
- a CDS encoding IS256 family transposase, producing the protein MKKKQKQLSPFELEIEKFAKKYVDSEEYKKEDSRNKISVIFEAFAQELSKVELNQNLDYEKSSQSKNLGHIEEQVISLFASGLPYQNIANAIKIIYEKEVSIAWISSVIDKVLPEIEKWKSQKIENFYPILYIDGMFFDVEENGVFVKKSLYLILAIDWQGYKKALGFWIKNSESANNWLDVFSELKTRGLEDVLIIPSDNLSGISQAIEAVFPQTDIQKCVVQQVRNSLLKVSYKDKKDFASDMKSIYQATNQESAMQNLNEFAKKWEQKYPSIIKSWYENFAELTTFFKYPNELRQAIYTTNPIKSVIKLIRQNTETNGEIQSVDDLSKITYLTLQNVSKKWQKQVGNWDIIKKQLEISFPNRLNNVKLN; encoded by the coding sequence ATGAAAAAAAAGCAAAAACAATTATCCCCATTTGAGTTAGAAATTGAAAAATTTGCTAAAAAATACGTCGATTCTGAAGAATACAAAAAAGAAGATTCTCGCAACAAAATTTCAGTTATATTTGAAGCTTTTGCTCAAGAACTATCAAAAGTGGAATTAAACCAAAATTTAGACTATGAAAAAAGCAGCCAAAGCAAAAATTTAGGTCATATCGAAGAGCAAGTAATTTCGCTTTTTGCATCAGGGTTACCATATCAAAATATTGCTAACGCAATAAAAATTATCTATGAAAAAGAAGTAAGTATCGCTTGAATTTCCTCAGTTATTGACAAAGTATTACCTGAAATTGAAAAGTGAAAATCGCAAAAAATTGAGAATTTCTATCCAATTTTGTACATCGATGGGATGTTTTTTGATGTTGAAGAAAACGGTGTTTTTGTCAAAAAATCACTTTATCTTATTCTTGCAATTGATTGGCAGGGCTATAAAAAAGCACTAGGATTTTGGATTAAAAATAGCGAATCAGCAAATAATTGACTTGATGTTTTTAGCGAACTAAAAACTCGCGGGCTGGAAGATGTCCTAATAATTCCTAGCGATAATCTAAGCGGAATTAGTCAAGCAATTGAAGCAGTTTTCCCGCAAACAGATATTCAAAAATGTGTTGTTCAGCAAGTTAGAAACTCGCTTTTAAAAGTTTCTTACAAGGACAAAAAAGACTTTGCCTCTGATATGAAAAGTATTTATCAGGCGACTAATCAAGAATCTGCAATGCAAAATCTTAATGAATTTGCGAAAAAATGAGAGCAAAAATATCCTTCAATTATCAAGTCATGGTATGAAAATTTCGCTGAATTAACGACATTTTTTAAATATCCAAATGAATTGAGGCAAGCAATTTATACAACAAATCCAATTAAATCAGTGATTAAATTAATTAGGCAAAATACAGAAACAAATGGTGAAATTCAAAGTGTGGATGACCTTTCAAAAATAACTTATTTAACGCTTCAAAATGTATCTAAAAAATGACAAAAACAGGTAGGAAATTGAGACATAATTAAAAAACAATTAGAAATTTCTTTCCCTAATCGATTAAATAATGTAAAATTAAATTAG
- a CDS encoding Eco47II family restriction endonuclease: MEIYKLDFISQEDFEKHITNTLKKYNEVLESINLKKFNSNLIDPIKLLFDKNVFDKSFEDIIKLEIHRQRDRSNSNIIGYFHQNMFKNIKKCEVPDEGWDVIFTGDDITYYVEMKNKHNTMNSSSSAKTFMKMQNHLLNAKDKDRSICALVEVIAEKSQNIPWVITLDKVKQSSNEKLRRISIDKFYEIVTGDKNSFKLICEQLPITIEKIISNNKSLKVQKDTVFEELKNIDNDTLIALYKLAFSTYEGFSW; encoded by the coding sequence ATGGAAATTTATAAGTTAGATTTTATTTCACAAGAAGATTTTGAAAAGCATATAACTAATACTTTGAAGAAGTATAATGAAGTGCTAGAAAGTATAAATTTAAAAAAATTCAATAGTAATTTAATTGATCCAATAAAATTACTTTTTGATAAAAATGTTTTTGATAAAAGTTTTGAAGACATAATAAAATTGGAAATTCACAGACAAAGAGATAGATCTAACAGTAATATAATTGGATATTTTCATCAAAATATGTTTAAGAATATAAAAAAATGTGAAGTTCCAGACGAGGGATGGGACGTGATTTTTACTGGCGATGATATAACATATTATGTTGAAATGAAAAATAAGCATAACACAATGAATAGTTCATCATCGGCCAAAACATTTATGAAAATGCAAAATCATTTATTAAATGCCAAGGATAAAGATAGAAGTATTTGTGCATTAGTGGAAGTTATTGCTGAAAAATCTCAAAATATTCCGTGGGTTATTACTCTTGATAAAGTGAAACAATCTTCTAATGAAAAATTAAGAAGAATATCAATCGATAAGTTTTATGAAATTGTTACTGGTGATAAAAATTCTTTTAAATTAATATGTGAGCAGCTACCAATAACAATTGAAAAAATCATTTCTAATAATAAATCCCTTAAAGTTCAAAAAGACACAGTTTTTGAAGAGTTAAAAAATATAGATAATGATACACTTATAGCACTATATAAACTAGCATTTAGTACTTATGAGGGGTTTAGTTGGTAG
- a CDS encoding DNA cytosine methyltransferase → MNSDYTSIELFAGAGGLALGLEQAGFKHIGLVEYDKYAASTLKANRPKWNVICEDIEIVAKKDLEKEFNIKKGELDLLSGGAPCQSFSYAGKRLGLDDVRGTMFYHYAVFLNKLQPKMLLFENVKGLLSHDKGRTFKTIINIFEQEGYKIFYEVLNAWDYGVAQKRERLIVVGIRNDLVNDKEFFYPLKYKYKPVLADILQDVPSSLGAKYSKAKEDIFSLVPPGGYWRDIPEDIAKNYMKSCWYMGGGRTGILRRLSLDEPSLTVLTTPQMKQTDRCHPTETRPFTVRENARIQSFPDEWIFTGPMGSQYKQVGNAVPCNLAKEVGLKILEKLEEIRYGNL, encoded by the coding sequence ATGAATAGTGACTATACAAGTATTGAACTTTTTGCTGGTGCAGGAGGATTGGCACTGGGCTTAGAGCAGGCGGGATTTAAGCACATCGGATTAGTTGAATATGACAAATATGCTGCCAGTACACTAAAAGCTAACAGACCAAAATGGAATGTTATTTGTGAAGATATAGAGATTGTGGCTAAGAAAGATTTAGAAAAAGAATTTAACATAAAAAAAGGAGAATTAGATTTATTATCTGGTGGAGCACCTTGCCAAAGTTTTAGTTATGCTGGTAAAAGATTAGGACTTGATGATGTCAGGGGCACAATGTTTTATCACTATGCAGTTTTTTTAAATAAATTGCAACCTAAAATGTTGTTGTTTGAAAACGTAAAGGGACTTTTATCTCACGATAAGGGCAGAACATTTAAGACAATTATCAATATTTTTGAGCAAGAAGGATATAAAATATTCTATGAGGTATTAAATGCTTGAGATTATGGTGTTGCTCAGAAAAGAGAACGATTAATTGTCGTTGGTATAAGAAATGATTTAGTTAATGATAAAGAATTTTTCTATCCTTTAAAATATAAATATAAACCAGTATTAGCCGATATTTTACAAGATGTTCCTAGTAGTCTAGGTGCTAAGTATTCAAAAGCAAAAGAAGATATTTTTTCATTAGTTCCTCCAGGGGGATATTGAAGAGATATTCCCGAAGACATAGCTAAAAACTATATGAAGTCTTGTTGGTATATGGGCGGTGGAAGAACAGGAATACTAAGGAGATTGAGTTTAGATGAGCCCTCACTAACAGTTTTAACTACACCGCAAATGAAACAAACAGATAGATGTCATCCAACAGAGACTAGACCATTTACTGTTAGAGAAAATGCTAGAATACAATCTTTTCCAGATGAATGGATATTTACAGGACCAATGGGTTCGCAATATAAGCAAGTAGGAAATGCAGTTCCTTGTAATTTAGCCAAAGAAGTAGGTTTAAAAATATTGGAGAAGTTAGAGGAAATTAGATATGGAAATTTATAA